Proteins from a genomic interval of Patescibacteria group bacterium:
- a CDS encoding ABC transporter substrate-binding protein, which yields MNSKKWMGISIIILAILALGYTVIIQRKSISASKTLRVGVLIPLTGKFANYGEDIKNALELGKRSLQNTQGISIELVYEDSAADPKTAVPAAVKLIEVEKAAFVIGGPGSSANLAAAPLFEKHHIPFLPVSNAPRLENAGIYIFKMLSSIYPELDIALPELQSERIQRISIIYDSASDTLTLGKDYLTKILVQAGGTVAISEGYDSKSTIDFRSTLTKIKGSSSDAVYLFSADKDGGSIIRQARELGLSIPFYGWGAQNTAEFFNAAGNFSEGMTITDVPFSCEDTKAERTIRYCSEYKNTYNNRIPLMFGARAYDTLVLSAERYAQGTPDDKVRQFIENMTRIRNYQGISGTVDIDKNGNAEDKVFVIRVAKNGAFVQK from the coding sequence ATGAATTCAAAAAAATGGATGGGGATTAGTATCATCATACTGGCGATTCTTGCACTCGGTTACACCGTCATTATTCAGCGCAAATCAATATCCGCCTCAAAAACTCTGCGTGTCGGTGTGCTTATTCCTTTGACGGGCAAGTTTGCCAATTACGGTGAGGATATTAAAAATGCGCTGGAGCTTGGAAAAAGAAGTCTTCAAAATACCCAAGGGATATCGATTGAATTGGTCTACGAAGATTCTGCTGCTGACCCCAAGACAGCCGTACCTGCGGCAGTAAAGCTCATTGAGGTTGAAAAGGCTGCATTTGTTATCGGTGGACCAGGTAGCAGCGCCAACCTTGCTGCGGCACCTTTGTTTGAAAAGCACCATATCCCCTTCCTACCTGTCTCAAATGCGCCGCGTCTTGAAAATGCCGGAATCTATATTTTTAAAATGCTTTCGAGTATTTATCCGGAGCTCGATATAGCATTACCTGAATTGCAATCTGAGCGAATACAACGGATTTCGATTATCTATGATTCTGCAAGCGACACACTAACTCTTGGTAAGGACTATTTAACAAAAATATTGGTTCAAGCAGGAGGCACCGTGGCAATTTCCGAAGGATATGACAGTAAATCGACTATCGACTTTAGGAGTACTCTTACAAAAATCAAAGGATCAAGCTCGGATGCAGTGTATCTTTTTTCTGCCGATAAGGATGGGGGGAGTATTATTCGCCAGGCACGCGAACTGGGACTCTCAATACCTTTCTATGGATGGGGAGCGCAGAATACGGCTGAGTTTTTTAATGCGGCGGGTAATTTTTCCGAAGGCATGACTATCACCGATGTACCGTTTTCCTGTGAAGATACAAAAGCTGAACGCACAATCCGCTATTGCTCTGAGTATAAAAATACCTATAACAACAGGATTCCTCTTATGTTTGGTGCTCGGGCGTATGATACACTAGTACTGAGCGCGGAACGGTATGCGCAAGGCACGCCAGATGATAAGGTAAGGCAATTTATTGAAAATATGACCCGCATCCGCAACTACCAAGGCATTAGCGGAACGGTTGATATTGATAAAAACGGTAATGCTGAAGATAAAGTATTTGTGATCCGTGTTGCCAAAAACGGAGCATTCGTCCAAAAATAA
- a CDS encoding helix-turn-helix domain-containing protein, which translates to MTIEHTLRELGLKTNAITAYVACLELGSSTVLRISKRAGLPRSTCDLLLSQLQERGFVSAFRKKRSRYFSAENPRKVLAFLKEKSDNFQAVLPQLMNKYGNARTSTLLRTYRGSDGIKLVLREILDDNPRELLNFSWADDVFVILPDIFPSFVEKRIKQKIPVKVITYDTEFSRNRQKRKSELREMRFIPKGQEFHAMLSVWNKKIALFSLDKELSACIIEDAELSRMQRTIFFSLWNTLAVV; encoded by the coding sequence ATGACGATTGAACATACTCTTAGAGAATTGGGACTCAAAACAAATGCTATTACAGCCTATGTAGCATGTCTTGAGCTTGGTTCAAGTACGGTACTTAGAATTAGCAAGCGCGCCGGATTGCCGCGTTCGACATGCGACCTACTGTTGTCCCAGCTTCAAGAGCGCGGATTCGTATCCGCATTCAGAAAAAAGAGATCGCGGTATTTCAGCGCCGAAAACCCGCGCAAAGTATTGGCTTTTCTCAAAGAAAAATCTGATAATTTCCAAGCAGTCCTGCCACAGCTTATGAATAAATATGGAAATGCGCGAACGTCAACACTGTTGCGGACTTATAGGGGATCCGATGGCATCAAGCTTGTGTTGAGGGAAATTCTTGATGACAATCCGCGTGAATTGCTCAATTTTTCATGGGCCGATGATGTATTTGTTATCTTGCCAGATATATTCCCTTCATTTGTCGAAAAAAGAATTAAGCAAAAAATTCCGGTAAAAGTAATCACCTATGATACTGAGTTTTCACGTAATCGTCAGAAACGAAAAAGTGAACTTCGGGAGATGAGGTTTATTCCAAAAGGACAGGAATTTCATGCCATGCTGTCTGTGTGGAATAAAAAAATTGCCCTTTTCTCTCTTGATAAAGAGCTATCAGCGTGCATTATTGAAGATGCAGAACTTTCTCGCATGCAGCGCACCATCTTCTTTTCATTATGGAATACCCTAGCTGTTGTCTGA
- a CDS encoding AAA family ATPase, with protein sequence MGVIVAIVNQKGGVGKTTTAMNIAAYLTNAEKKCLLVDLDPQANATSGMGLNPTEIEHGTYEALVGMVQASSAIRIIEPYGIHLLPATIALAGASVELVSIDEREFQLLKAIQPLTDAYDYIFIDCPPSLGLLTLNGLVASDHVLIPVQAEYFALEGIGQLMETINLVKQHLKPNLSILGAIITMYDKRYKLSVSVLQELYRHFPQKIFRTVIPRSVRLAEAPSHGKSILHYDPESRGGKAYERFAKELLASLQSDAALTP encoded by the coding sequence ATGGGAGTTATTGTCGCGATCGTCAATCAAAAAGGAGGTGTGGGTAAAACCACAACCGCTATGAATATTGCCGCCTATCTTACGAATGCGGAAAAAAAATGCCTGCTTGTTGATTTGGATCCTCAAGCAAATGCCACATCAGGTATGGGACTCAATCCGACAGAAATCGAGCACGGCACTTATGAGGCGCTTGTGGGCATGGTGCAGGCAAGTAGCGCGATTCGTATTATTGAACCGTATGGTATCCATCTATTGCCGGCAACAATAGCGCTTGCAGGCGCTTCTGTTGAGCTTGTTAGTATTGACGAGCGCGAATTCCAGCTTTTAAAAGCGATTCAGCCGCTTACCGATGCGTATGATTATATTTTCATTGACTGTCCGCCATCTCTCGGCTTGCTAACACTTAACGGATTAGTTGCATCTGATCATGTGCTTATTCCCGTGCAAGCAGAATATTTTGCACTTGAAGGCATTGGACAGCTTATGGAAACAATCAATCTTGTTAAGCAGCATTTAAAGCCGAACCTCTCTATTCTCGGAGCGATTATTACCATGTATGATAAACGGTATAAGCTTTCGGTGAGCGTGCTTCAGGAACTCTACCGTCATTTCCCTCAAAAGATTTTCCGTACCGTCATTCCGCGAAGCGTGCGCTTGGCCGAAGCGCCGAGCCATGGGAAATCCATCCTACACTATGATCCTGAAAGCAGGGGGGGTAAAGCCTACGAGCGTTTTGCAAAAGAACTTCTCGCATCGCTCCAATCCGATGCGGCATTAACACCTTAA
- a CDS encoding ParB/RepB/Spo0J family partition protein: MPNPSLGRGLDALLSRKIPPSTIPPVQNIPVAGSADEKVYELPVDVIAANPSQPRSEFADDQLRELAESIREYGIIQPLVVSKQSSGDYTLIAGERRLRAAKSIGLKMVPVVLRNTDEHERLAVALIENIQRVDLNPMELALAYQRLLDEFNFSHTELGKKLGKSRPVISNTLRFFNLHPKIQEALREKRLDSGQGKIILSLNNHDQQLSLYNQIMKENLSVAESTRRLRQMSVRHAEMAGAKQPDIVRKEDLLREYLGTKVDISMRAGKGHIRIEFFSPEELTDIMQKIVD, encoded by the coding sequence ATGCCCAATCCATCATTGGGAAGGGGACTTGATGCGCTCCTTTCCAGAAAAATTCCACCATCAACCATTCCACCGGTGCAGAATATTCCTGTTGCCGGTTCTGCCGATGAGAAGGTGTACGAGCTTCCCGTTGATGTCATTGCAGCAAATCCAAGCCAGCCGCGTTCGGAATTTGCCGATGACCAACTGCGCGAACTGGCAGAATCCATTCGCGAATACGGCATCATTCAGCCCCTTGTCGTATCAAAACAATCAAGCGGAGACTATACGCTTATAGCTGGTGAGAGGCGGCTACGCGCGGCAAAAAGCATCGGACTCAAGATGGTACCGGTTGTTTTGCGCAACACCGATGAACATGAACGCTTGGCAGTGGCGCTTATTGAAAATATCCAGCGAGTAGACCTCAACCCAATGGAACTCGCGCTTGCGTACCAAAGACTTCTCGATGAGTTTAACTTTAGCCATACAGAATTGGGCAAAAAATTAGGCAAGAGCCGTCCGGTGATTTCTAATACGCTGCGATTTTTCAACCTCCATCCAAAGATTCAAGAGGCATTGCGCGAGAAAAGACTCGATTCCGGACAGGGAAAAATTATTCTAAGCCTCAACAATCACGATCAGCAACTCTCGTTATATAATCAGATCATGAAAGAAAATTTATCTGTTGCCGAAAGCACACGACGCCTCCGGCAGATGTCGGTACGACATGCTGAAATGGCCGGAGCAAAACAGCCGGATATTGTCAGAAAAGAAGATCTGTTACGCGAGTATCTTGGCACTAAAGTGGATATTTCGATGCGGGCAGGCAAGGGGCATATTCGAATAGAATTTTTCTCACCGGAAGAATTAACAGATATCATGCAAAAGATTGTCGATTGA
- the murA gene encoding UDP-N-acetylglucosamine 1-carboxyvinyltransferase, with protein sequence MKFIIHGGKKLHGTLFVAGMKNAATPIIAATLLTDEVCTLSNIPRISDVEVMLSILKSMGSEVAWTNDHEVTICNKNARIEAVDEKTMKRLRSSSLFMGPFLARFEKASIAEPGGCIIGNRPLGTHFHALEKLGATIERTNGHYELSRTELIGSRIVLLEASVTATENVLMAACAAIGETTIVNAAYEPHVQDLAWFLVAMGAQIEGIGTSTLRIQGGRLLSGATHAIIPDTIEAGTFLMLGIATKSELTIQHARSEHMDVVLEWLKTIGAHFDIFEDSITLRVSSSLKAAHFEFYAYPRLPSDLQAIFGVLATQLHGTTLIHEKMFEGRLGYISELVKMGANAVICDPHRVLITGPTPLYGQEIRSFDLRAGAAMIIAGLIASGETIIYDAEIIDRGYECIEERLSQVGADIQRIE encoded by the coding sequence ATGAAATTTATTATTCATGGAGGGAAAAAATTGCACGGCACCCTTTTTGTCGCAGGCATGAAAAATGCCGCAACACCTATTATTGCTGCGACGCTTTTGACAGATGAGGTATGTACGCTTTCGAATATCCCCCGTATTAGCGATGTCGAAGTAATGCTTTCTATTCTGAAAAGCATGGGAAGCGAGGTTGCGTGGACAAATGATCATGAAGTGACTATTTGCAATAAGAATGCGCGCATTGAAGCAGTCGATGAAAAGACGATGAAGCGCTTGCGTTCGTCGAGTCTTTTTATGGGGCCGTTTTTGGCACGATTCGAAAAAGCTTCCATTGCGGAACCTGGCGGATGCATTATCGGCAATCGGCCTCTCGGAACGCATTTTCATGCACTCGAAAAACTTGGTGCAACGATTGAGCGGACCAATGGGCATTATGAACTTTCCAGAACGGAACTTATCGGTTCGCGCATAGTGCTTTTGGAAGCATCGGTAACGGCTACGGAAAATGTGCTGATGGCGGCATGTGCGGCAATAGGAGAAACAACAATTGTCAATGCTGCGTATGAACCGCACGTGCAGGATCTTGCATGGTTCCTTGTTGCAATGGGTGCGCAGATTGAAGGTATTGGAACGTCGACACTTCGTATACAGGGAGGGCGTCTTCTGAGCGGGGCTACCCATGCAATTATTCCCGACACCATTGAAGCAGGAACCTTCCTTATGTTGGGCATTGCAACCAAGAGTGAATTAACTATCCAGCATGCTCGTTCTGAACATATGGATGTCGTGCTCGAATGGTTGAAAACAATTGGAGCGCATTTTGACATTTTTGAAGATTCTATTACACTTCGAGTATCTTCAAGTCTCAAGGCTGCTCATTTTGAATTTTATGCATATCCCAGGCTCCCAAGCGATCTTCAGGCGATTTTTGGCGTTTTGGCTACGCAGCTTCATGGAACTACGCTTATTCATGAGAAGATGTTTGAAGGCAGACTCGGATACATTTCCGAACTCGTAAAGATGGGGGCGAATGCCGTCATTTGCGATCCTCACCGAGTACTCATTACCGGTCCAACGCCCTTGTATGGCCAGGAAATACGAAGCTTTGATCTGCGTGCGGGGGCAGCCATGATTATCGCAGGGCTTATTGCAAGCGGCGAAACAATCATCTATGATGCAGAAATCATCGATCGTGGCTACGAATGCATCGAAGAGCGACTTAGTCAGGTGGGTGCAGATATCCAAAGAATCGAATAG
- a CDS encoding S41 family peptidase has protein sequence MSIEVIISDDSTKKKQKNSWYFFKKYFLLYVLVIALSTSFFVGYTAGKKQASPANLGAKKEGKLLNIPVESPSYISKDVDFDLFQDVWHRVKTEYVNKDIPDTKLFYGALAGIVSSVGDPYTVFLDPDTAKKFEESLSGSFEGIGAEIGMKKEQIVVMSPLPETPAERAGLRSGDLILEIDKKSTSGMTLDQAVTQIRGKGGTTVMLTIFREGEKKEREIPIIRDTIQVKSVTWSMKGSLAYIKVSHFNEDTESAFAASVRQALAKKPKGMILDLRNNPGGFLDTAVQMASYWVDGETVVIEQYSDDKKDEYKGRVSPLLKNMPTVVLVNQGSASASEIVSGALQDYGKAQLVGKKTFGKGSVQDLQRLKDGSALKITVAKWLTPKGRMINELGINPDVEVDIKEEDITAKKDPQLDKAIELLK, from the coding sequence ATGTCAATTGAAGTGATTATTTCAGACGATTCAACAAAAAAGAAACAGAAGAACAGCTGGTATTTTTTCAAAAAATATTTTCTGCTCTACGTTCTTGTTATTGCCTTAAGTACCAGTTTTTTTGTTGGCTATACTGCCGGGAAAAAACAAGCATCGCCGGCAAATCTTGGCGCGAAAAAAGAAGGCAAGCTTTTGAATATCCCCGTCGAGAGCCCGTCGTATATTTCGAAAGATGTTGATTTCGATTTATTTCAGGATGTTTGGCATCGTGTAAAAACAGAATATGTCAATAAAGACATTCCGGATACCAAGCTTTTTTATGGAGCACTTGCCGGCATTGTTTCCTCAGTTGGCGATCCTTACACCGTTTTTCTCGATCCGGATACGGCAAAAAAATTCGAAGAAAGCCTGAGTGGGAGTTTTGAAGGCATTGGCGCAGAAATTGGCATGAAAAAAGAACAGATTGTTGTGATGTCCCCACTTCCAGAAACTCCGGCTGAGCGCGCCGGTTTGCGTTCCGGCGACTTAATATTGGAAATCGATAAGAAAAGCACTTCCGGCATGACCCTCGACCAGGCAGTCACACAGATACGCGGTAAAGGGGGGACGACAGTAATGTTGACTATTTTCCGCGAAGGAGAGAAAAAAGAGCGTGAAATTCCCATTATTCGCGATACGATCCAGGTAAAATCCGTAACATGGAGTATGAAGGGATCGTTGGCATATATTAAAGTTTCACATTTCAACGAGGACACGGAAAGCGCATTTGCCGCAAGCGTGCGGCAGGCATTGGCCAAAAAACCAAAAGGCATGATACTTGATTTGCGCAATAATCCCGGAGGGTTTTTGGACACTGCCGTTCAAATGGCTTCATATTGGGTTGATGGCGAAACGGTCGTTATCGAGCAGTATAGCGATGACAAAAAAGATGAATATAAGGGGCGTGTTTCCCCGCTTCTCAAAAATATGCCGACTGTGGTACTTGTAAATCAGGGAAGCGCTTCGGCGTCGGAAATAGTATCAGGAGCATTGCAGGATTATGGCAAAGCGCAACTGGTTGGCAAAAAAACATTCGGCAAGGGATCGGTGCAAGATCTTCAACGCCTTAAAGATGGATCTGCGCTTAAGATTACTGTTGCAAAATGGCTGACACCAAAGGGGCGTATGATCAATGAACTTGGCATCAATCCTGATGTTGAAGTTGACATCAAAGAAGAAGATATTACAGCAAAAAAAGACCCGCAGCTGGATAAGGCAATCGAGTTGCTGAAATAA
- the rpmA gene encoding 50S ribosomal protein L27 encodes MAHKKAGGSTALGRESQSKRLGVKLPEGAFAKSGSILIRQRGTKFHPGKNVKRGKDDTLYSIIKGFVHFSRLKRLAFDGVQKQRTYVSVLTEKSVPKKTI; translated from the coding sequence ATGGCACATAAAAAAGCGGGTGGCTCTACAGCACTGGGACGTGAATCGCAAAGCAAACGTCTCGGCGTAAAACTCCCTGAAGGAGCCTTTGCAAAATCTGGCAGTATCCTTATACGGCAGCGGGGAACGAAATTCCATCCCGGCAAAAATGTTAAACGCGGCAAGGACGACACCCTCTATTCTATTATCAAGGGGTTTGTGCATTTTTCACGTCTGAAACGTTTGGCATTCGATGGCGTGCAAAAACAGCGGACATACGTAAGTGTTCTCACAGAAAAAAGCGTACCCAAAAAAACAATATAG
- a CDS encoding isoaspartyl peptidase/L-asparaginase family protein — protein MHTLMIHGGAGLLKGVSEEQQSVYHTSLNTILSAGKKMLQNGTAAFDVVEHCVMLLEDDPIFNAARGSVLNEEGFVEMDAAIMDGSTLKAGSVAGIRNVKYPIHLARLVMEQTEHVMLIGNGAHDFAKTQDIVFEDDAYFITEHRKKQWEEAKKQDHVVLDHDTARPEEKKYGTVGAVARDINGNLAAATSTGGIVNKKFGRVGDSPIIGAGVYADNRTCAVSATGYGEQFIRTVLSKTISDIIYFKQVGAHEAAQDGIKYLIDSVKGLGGVIVIDSKGARGCAFSTGGMIRGWLDDSGNIITALYEEQLPLAQ, from the coding sequence ATGCATACTCTCATGATCCATGGCGGCGCAGGACTCCTCAAGGGGGTTTCCGAAGAGCAGCAAAGCGTCTACCATACATCATTGAATACAATTCTTTCTGCAGGAAAAAAAATGCTTCAGAACGGCACGGCCGCATTTGATGTTGTGGAGCACTGTGTCATGCTCTTGGAAGATGACCCCATCTTCAATGCTGCACGGGGTTCGGTTCTCAATGAAGAAGGCTTTGTGGAAATGGATGCGGCTATCATGGATGGCTCCACGCTCAAAGCCGGATCTGTTGCAGGTATACGGAATGTAAAATACCCCATCCACTTGGCACGCCTCGTCATGGAACAAACAGAACATGTCATGCTTATTGGCAACGGTGCGCACGACTTTGCCAAAACACAGGATATCGTTTTTGAAGATGATGCATATTTTATTACCGAACACCGCAAAAAACAATGGGAAGAAGCAAAAAAACAAGATCATGTTGTTCTCGACCATGACACGGCAAGACCGGAAGAGAAAAAATATGGCACTGTTGGCGCTGTTGCCCGTGATATAAACGGCAATCTGGCCGCTGCTACGTCCACCGGGGGTATTGTCAATAAGAAATTCGGGCGCGTCGGCGATTCGCCCATCATTGGTGCAGGTGTCTATGCGGACAATCGCACGTGTGCCGTATCCGCAACAGGCTATGGAGAACAATTCATCAGAACCGTACTATCGAAAACAATTTCTGACATTATCTACTTCAAACAGGTGGGAGCGCACGAAGCAGCTCAAGATGGTATTAAGTATCTTATCGATTCGGTAAAGGGCCTTGGGGGCGTGATTGTAATCGATTCAAAAGGTGCTCGAGGCTGTGCTTTTTCAACAGGCGGCATGATCCGCGGATGGCTTGATGATTCCGGAAACATTATAACAGCCCTGTATGAAGAACAGCTCCCTCTTGCACAGTAA
- the mraY gene encoding phospho-N-acetylmuramoyl-pentapeptide-transferase has product MVNFEVFKVMAFATLSFVIAWAWLPLLYVVLRKYGIEKKNRDKIHAPIFAKMHEGKEGMLTMGGILIWGTTLIIALVAYYLSLFIPIDFFQKMNFLTRSQVFLPLGALVASALVGIVDDYYTVRKLGPKGGGLSMRYQLLLCTSIAIVGAWWFYSKLGWDVLHVPFVGDFSIGWWYIPFFIFIIVATSFSVNEIDGLDGLAGGTLLSAFGAYGAIAFIQGRYDLATFCAVIIGALLAFLWFNIYPAKFMMGDTGAMSLGVTLGIVAMLTNSALLLPIIGLLFVIESGSVIIQMFSKKIFGKKVFLSSPIHHHLEAKGWKEPTIVMRFWVISGITAVAGIVITLLDRGIY; this is encoded by the coding sequence ATGGTGAATTTCGAAGTATTCAAAGTCATGGCATTTGCTACGCTGTCATTCGTCATTGCATGGGCGTGGTTGCCATTGCTGTATGTAGTGCTGCGAAAATACGGAATTGAAAAAAAGAACCGCGACAAAATTCATGCGCCTATTTTTGCAAAAATGCATGAAGGCAAAGAGGGTATGCTGACAATGGGTGGGATTCTTATCTGGGGAACAACACTAATTATTGCATTGGTCGCCTATTACCTCTCGCTGTTCATTCCCATAGACTTTTTTCAAAAAATGAATTTCTTAACTCGATCACAGGTATTTTTGCCGCTCGGAGCTCTTGTTGCATCTGCTCTTGTGGGGATTGTTGATGACTATTATACCGTGCGCAAACTTGGTCCTAAGGGAGGAGGGCTTTCCATGCGCTACCAACTGCTTCTCTGTACGAGTATTGCTATTGTGGGAGCATGGTGGTTTTATTCAAAACTTGGCTGGGATGTGCTCCATGTCCCCTTTGTTGGCGACTTTAGTATCGGATGGTGGTATATTCCATTTTTTATTTTTATCATTGTTGCAACAAGTTTTTCCGTGAACGAAATCGATGGACTCGATGGCCTTGCCGGAGGCACGCTTCTATCGGCATTTGGTGCATATGGCGCAATCGCATTTATTCAGGGCCGTTACGACCTTGCAACATTTTGTGCAGTCATTATCGGCGCGCTCTTGGCATTCCTGTGGTTCAACATCTATCCTGCAAAATTTATGATGGGGGATACGGGTGCGATGTCTTTGGGTGTAACACTTGGCATTGTTGCCATGCTGACCAATTCCGCGCTGCTTTTGCCGATCATCGGATTACTCTTTGTGATCGAATCGGGATCGGTGATTATCCAGATGTTTTCCAAAAAAATATTCGGAAAAAAAGTATTCCTTTCTTCTCCGATTCACCACCATCTTGAGGCGAAGGGCTGGAAAGAGCCGACAATTGTTATGCGGTTCTGGGTGATTTCAGGAATCACGGCAGTGGCTGGTATTGTTATCACGCTTCTTGATAGGGGAATCTATTAA